From a region of the Drosophila virilis strain 15010-1051.87 chromosome 3, Dvir_AGI_RSII-ME, whole genome shotgun sequence genome:
- the LOC6623335 gene encoding 5,10-methylenetetrahydrofolate reductase, with the protein MCVNVTRCRATAAIWNVAALAQKRCYQFQLSERTQSVRSAIDVDLAMHSVDTVGAQHFGTNLSDVPPVAPIIEPCFQFTPEQKASAGQQPYISDLVTSKTARGEFFYGIEITGQSKGKPTCVDFNGFLPVLPTFISIVWLPQYWNVMPIERVETLQLIRNLETHIPAMPHLSLFRQTKERIDEFLALNFRNMLAVRGDKTHEDQVYRYSHQLVEHARRVRGVNISIAVAGHPQGYAGGPQGLAESIEMLKKKIDNGADFIITQLCYSPETIVEFLRGARNAGIQTPIMVGVVVPDSFKSYALIEMISKISLPAEARAEVEKYQNDDAKVKSYFVQLALRTIQQVLDANLGVHGIQFYTLNRFGSVQDVLCELRKLGILKETPPKDACGDA; encoded by the exons ATGTGCGTCAACGTGACCCGCTGCCGGGCCACGGCGGCAATCTGGAACGTAGCGGCTCTTGCCCAGAAACGCTGCTATCAGTTTCAGTTGTCTGAGCGGACTCAAAGTGTGAGGAGCGCAATAGACGTTGATTTAGCAATGCATTCAGTAGATACGGTCGGAGCACAGCACTTCGGTACGAATCTCAGTGACGTTCCGCCTGTGGCGCCAATCATTGAGCCGTGCTTCCAATTCACGCCCGAGCAGAAGGCGTCGGCCGGACAGCAGCCGTATATTTCCGATCTGGTGACCAGCAAGACTGCGCGCGGTGAGTTCTTCTATGGCATCGAGATAACCGGACAATCCAAGGGTAAGCCAACCTGTGTGGACTTCAATGGGTTTCTGCCCGTGCTGCCCACGTTCATTAGCATCGTGTGGCTGCCCCAGTACTGGAATGTAATGCCCATCGAGAGGGTGGAGACGCTGCAGCTAATACGCAATCTGGAGACGCACATACCGGCCATGCCGCACTTGAGTCTCTTTCGGCAGACCAAGGAGCGCATTGATGAGTTTCTCGCCTTGAATTTTAGAAATATGCTCGCCGTGCGCGGCGACAAAACGCACGAGGATCAGGTCTACCGCTACAGCCATCAGCTGGTCGAGCATGCTCGACGTGTCCGCGGCG TCAACATATCAATTGCCGTCGCTGGACATCCTCAAGGCTACGCGGGCGGACCTCAGGGCTTAGCAGAGAGCATAGAAATGTTAAAGAAGAAG attGATAACGGCGCGGATTTTATAATCACGCAGCTTTGCTACTCACCCGAGACAATTGTGGAATTTCTGCGCGGCGCGCGCAACGCCGGCATCCAGACGCCCATAATGGTGGGCGTGGTGGTGCCGGATTCATTCAAGTCGTATGCGCTAATTGAAATGATCTCAAAAATAAGTCTGCCGGCCGAGGCGCGTGCCGAGGTGGAGAAATATCAGAACGACGATGCGAAAGTCAAAAGTTATTTTGTCCAATTGGCCCTGCGCACCATTCAGCAGGTACTGGATGCTAATCTGGGTGTACATGGCATACAATTCTATACCTTGAATCGCTTCGGGTCCGTGCAGGATGTGCTCTGCGAGCTGCGCAAGCTGGGCATATTGAAGGAGACGCCGCCGAAGGACGCGTGTGGGGATGCTTAA